The genomic window TCCATGAAGGTTGGTCCAGCAGCTCCTGTAGTGGTAATTGGGAGAGGGCAAGGTAGGAAAGGGAGCTAACCAAACTCTGCATTTGGCTTTCCAATGGGACTATTCAATCCAACTGATGGCCAACTTGTCTCCTGGAAggagatactggagaagtttctCTCATTCTTAAATCAGTCCTGCATCATGTAACCACGGTTTGTCTTAAGATTTAACCACTATAACTCTAACAGAGATTCAGTctcatatacaatcatcttttcctcttcttttttctaatatGGAAAATGTTTATGCTTGCTGATGCTTATCCAGTTCacaataaaaagatttttaaaaagttttttttaaacctggGTAAAGAGATTATTCTGTTGGCTTCCTTAGAGTCCAAGAAATTTAAGAAACCCATGAGGTGTCCTATACTCTTGGCCAGTTACATGAACTTCCTACAGGGCTAGAGAGCCTACAAGCAGCCCCTATATTATACACCTTTCAGGCTACTGTGCAAGGCTGGGATAGATGTCAGGCTTTTGTGTAACCCAGCTCAGGGGTCCTAGAGATGGGCTGAGGATTACTGGTAAGTGAGGaatggggaggggatggaggggagggaaaataaGGTACCAGAAGCAACCCCCATGCATAGACAGCTATGAGGATAACATTAAGCCAAAGGGTTTATGGAAGACTTGAGCTGTGTCTTAAGAAACTCCTTCAGGATGGACTATTTTTTAGTTTCAGTCATTGAATCTCCAGTTCCTGGCATGTTctgcacataacaggcacttaacaaACTTGACCCTCTCTCTGCTGCATGGGACAGCCATAGGCAGGAATCCACAGCAGAGAAAAAACACATGGCTGCAGTTAGGGAGATAGGTGTCCTAGAGTCCCTCAGTTGAGCCCAGCCTTCTCTAGGTCCTCAGGCAGGATGCGGCCCTTCTTGCGAGCCTTGGCCTTGCGACGCTCTATGTTGGCCACCTTCTTCTTGCGCAGGTTCCGGCGCCGTTTGTCCTGCCGCTGCTGCATCTTCTCTACCACATGGGCTGTGCGCTTCTCCCACTGCCTCTTCCTCTGGGCCCGGCGCTTCTCCTTGCGCTTCAAGGCTGCCTTCAGAAGCTCCTCGTTGTCACGGATTTTCACACCTTCCGCCTTGTACAGAAGATTTGTCCACTTCATTTTGGTCTCCATCTCCCTTGCCTTCTCCTCATCCTGTTCCCTCAGCTCCTCAAGCTTGTTCTTGCGTGCCTGCACACGCTCCAACAACTGCTTGTAGTTCTTTCCTGTCAGGGGTGTCAAGTTCCCTTTCAcactctgtctcttttccttcctcttctgggCCTTACTGACTGGCCCCTCACTTACCTCCAACTTGTTGAACACCAGTTCGGTCAGGCGCTGAGGATCCCCCTTTGGGGGCTCTGAGTTAGCCTCCTTGACTTCAGCTTTGGCTTCTTCGGCCTTGGCTGCCTTCTCCTTGGCCCTGAGCTCTTTGCGTTTCCGCTTTTTCCTCTCCCGTTCCTGTTTCCTCCGCTGCCTCTTCTCCAGTGCTGCGGGAGACAGGTCTTTGGTGTGGCCCTGGAGGGGTCAAATGAAGATGAGCATTCTCAAAGTGGCAGCAGGAGTGGATCATGGAGTGTTAGAGTTAGGTCCTTAGTGATCACCTATTCtaattcccttcctctcctccccacccccctgtATTTAACAGATGGGGCAATAAAGcctagagagaggaagaaggctgCTCAAGCTCATACAGAAAGACAGCAGCAAAGCTGGGTCTACAATCTGGGTCTCCTGATGCCCAAGTCAGTACCTCTTTCtcctatgccatgctgcctcagtaagagagaggggagaatgaAGGGGGCTCTGCCTACACACCGTAGTTACTCACTTTCAAAACTGCCTCACCCTCCCCCAATACTCTTAACCATAAGACAAGGGAGCATAATCCTGCCCTGCTGGGTTGCTATGTGCTCATGTCATGCATAGCCTCTAAAGGCCTTATTAGAGCAGTCAAAGAAAAGTGAATCCATATAGATGCAGAAACATGAATTTACAACTTGTACAGTTAAAgacctttttatttattattactattaatgataataatagcttatcCTCATGAGGACCTGGGTTTCTCTGTCTTTtcacctctgtcacttactatctgtgtgaccttgagcaagtgtcCTAAACTGtatggatttcagtttccttatctgcaaaatgaaagaaatggaccaaccttccagctctgaatataTGAAttgtacttcaaggtttgcaaagtactttccttacaTTGTGTCATTTAATTCTAACAGCTCTATGAGGCAGAagttactattatctccattttacaaaggagaagacagacagagaggctaAGTAtctacccaggatcacacagttagcaagtgtctaagaTGGGTTCTGAATCTGGCTCTTCCTTGCTCCAAGTCCATTGCTCTTTTTCATCAAGCTAGGCTGCCTTCTGAAACAATGTTAGACACAGTTTCCACCTCCTCATCTACTCTTGTCAAGATTTTTAAGATTTCGGGGCAATTGGTTTTAACAACTAGCTAAGAGACGGATTATACAGAAAACCacaccttctcttttctcctctcccgtGTCTGGACAGTAAGCTCCTAGACTAGACTCTAAGATCCCTGAGGGTTTAGCACCTACAATAATACACAGCACAGGAGTTATTAGTAAATATTAGTTGAAATGCTAAGTAGAAAGAATGAACACTGAAGCAGAATCCTGGGTAATTATGTTGCCCAAACTTGGCCCTAGAGAGGAGGTGAGAATATGCAGCTCCTTGCCTTCCTCAaggtgagaggggaggggagtgcaTACACTCAGATACAGAGGACTTCTTGGTTatttttgccaaactgcttttctctctcctctttctcaattTGTTACaaggttgggggaaggagggggtgaGGTGGAGGGGGAGTAAATGAATGTAATAACAAAATATAGCAATAAGAtaagacataataaaaataaagaactatttgttgaatgaataaatgaaagaaaatatacaagGAAGGAATGCTCAGTAGAGATAGCAGTTCTGTTTATAAGACCAAAAGCAGCCCAGATCTGATAAGGTGTTAAAGAGAGTTTGCAGATGATAAACCTACCTGCCCACTGGCCTCCTGTATTTTCTCGTGTAGCCGCTGGCGCAGAATGTCCATGGCTAGGAAGGAGCCCGGCTTGCTTGCAGGAACGACTGTCAGGAGGATTTAGGTCAAGAATTACTTTAGAAAGAGCCATacaatgagacacacattttggacatggccaacatgggaatttgttttgcctgattatgcatatttgtgaCATGGTTTGGGCCTTCTTCCCCTGGtgctgggggaagggaaggagaaggaaggaaagaagaaacagcaaATTGTTGAtcattgaaaaatgttttaatttaactgaaaatactaaaaaaagatGTAAGGCTTAACAGTAATGAAAAGAGGCCTGGAGACCTGGGTCCTTTCAAGTCCCCAGTCTTAGCTTTGCTGTCTATTCCCTGTctaatgttgggcaagtcacttctctctgaagAATATTTTCCCTGGTCTGCAAAACCACagaactggactagatggccaccAAGGTCCCTCAGCTCTGACGTTCTAGGATCCTCATCTTAGAGCTgggtctgtctcttctctccctgtAGGGTATCTGTTGCCACTTTGTGTTCCAGTAGCaattagagaatctcagagctggaagggacttactTGTAGGGCAACTACTCCAACCCACACTTGAGCACAAATCCCTTTTATATTATACCCAACAAGTAAACATCTAGGCTTTCCTTGCAGATCTCTAGGAAGGGGGAACCCACAATCTCCAGCAATGGCACACTTCACTTTCTAATAGCAATAAATACCAGGAAATTGTgccaagtctaaatttgcctcacTGAAACTTCAATCCCTAAGCTCCTAGCTTTGTCCGTGGAGCCCAAGAAGACTATATCTAACCCCCTCTTCTATGAAGCAACccatcaaatacttgaagaccgTTCTCATATATTCATTAAGTCTTCTCAATCAAGAATCACTGTTCCATCTTTCATTTATAATGCATTCTATAcatacagaatcacaaaatctagGCTCCTTTAaggaggagtggggaacctgcagcctcaaggtcacatgtggccctctaggtcctccagtgcagccctctgactgaatctaaacttcactgaacaaatccctttaataaaaggatttgttctgtaaaacctgaattcagtcaaaaggccacaggctccccatcaCTGGCTAACCCAACCCTTTCATTCTACAAATGGGGAAAGAGAcctagagaggggaagtgataCCCACAAAGTTCAACAGCTCCTGGCAGGCCAGAATTCACATATCCTGATTCCTAGTTCAGTATTCTATCACACCAAGCTGTCTCTGAAGTCAAGAGGGTTTGATGAACATGTCTacacttccctcccctctccatttcCATGAGGGTTCAAAACTTGCAAAGCCTTATTTTCCCTCACCCCTTTTCAGTCTCTCCTCACAAGTTGCGTTCTCCCAACTCCTTGTCATTTCAGGTCCTCATATCTACCTCATGACTATCTTAGCCAAAGTTCATCAGCCAAATATCCATGGCATTCTAGATCAAGACACACTATCCGTTATACAGTATTAGAGCTAGGCTCTGCTCCACTAAAATGCAAGTGTGGCAGTTTGGTACAGCAGGGAAAGGTGCTTGACGCTGGAGTGAGAGGTTCAAGCCCTACTGCTACTGCTCACTCCTTGTGCAGGCTGCTTACCTTCTCTGAGTccttagctttctcatctttaaagttACTTAGGTGGCCTCTAAGGCCACTTTTAGCTCTAGATCCATGAACCTACGATCCTTTCCATGGTGAGACGGTAAGGCAATGGTAAGCCAATTCTGGGTTCCTGAATTACTATtctaaataattatataattattattatattattataaagcaGAACAATATTTGGCAGGTCCTCCATTGAGATGAAAAGGGTCCTGATGTGTGAGGCACTAGAATCTATGTCTTGCACCTCCCAGCAGAATGCTCTGTCATGCCTCTAACACACAATGTATGCTTGGTACAAGGACAGGAGAATGTTTTCATGTTTGTTTCCTAAATTCTCCTCACCTACCATCACACTGGAGCCTCTCACCTGTGGAGCCTCCACTGGAGCTAGAGCCTGATTTCTCAGTCATGACTGCAAATTTCTTGGTGTTAGGAACTTCAGATTGCTTGTTGTCAGAGGGCTTTTTCTGGACCCCCTTGGCCTTTTCATCCTGTTTCTGgaacttctttttctgttccttcttctttttcttcttcttctttggagGTCCACTGGTTTCTAGATCACCAGGTTTGGgagctaaaacaaacaaaaaaaaaagaaatggaggtcACTCTAGTTCCTGTGACACAGCAGGAAACCTAAGACCTTTGGGTCATTCTGAGACAGTAGAAGAGATAGGGGGATGCAACAGAAAGGGCCCTGGGTTTGAAGTAAAAAGAACCAGGTCTGAATTCCAGTTTCATTACTGGagaccctggtcaaatcattttccctctctgaggTGCAACTAGgttatctcttctctttcttgccattcaaaattctgtgattaGGATGGAAGGAGTTGGTACATAACTCTCAACTCCATCTTCACGCTTCCAGCCCCACCCTGTCTTTGAATTCCTGTAATATAGACTATTTTGCACCAGGCAATTTtagttgttgttcatttgttttcagtcgtgtctgactcttcatgaccccatttgaggttttcttggcaaagataccagagtggtttgccattttcttctccagctctttttacagatgagaaaactaaggcaaacacagttaagtgacttgcccagggtcacacagctagtaagtgaatgagatcacatttgaacttaggaagatgaatctttctgactccaggcctattaCCTGATAGCAGCTGAACTTCAGCACTACGCTTTAGTCACTATCTCACCCTGGAACCTACCTCCACCATCCCAGCCCCCTTCTCCCACTGGATATCTCTGCCTCACTCCATTCTGGAAAGGGGCCCATGCTGGACATCTTTCATTCCGGTCTTGGCCCTCTTCTGACTCCTCAGGTTTCAACACAACAACCCCAATAACAATTTTCCCTCTCCTGCCTCCCACTTCAAGtcttttttctgtgttgtcttcctcccattagaatgtagacGTCTTagaggcagagactgtcttcctTTTTGTGTTTATTCCTATCcccagcttagcacagtgcctggcacactcaATAATCAATGCTTGTTACCAGGCAAAGAGCTGGGCAGAGGATAAATGTCCAATAAATAATTCCTGTTGATTGATTACTCTTACAACTTCCTTCTAATTTGTCTGTAGGATTTTGTtgggtgacaaaaaaaaaaagacctcagtTTACAAAAGAATCCATGTGGTAGTAGTGTGCTTTGATTctaagtaataacaataataattcatcATCACCATACTTTTTTGAACTTATGATTATACTGATATTAAGAACtgccagaggaagaaatttcccTACCCACTCGGTAACACAAAAATAGTAAACCCTTAGGAGATTTGCAAATAGATTTAACACACATCTTCTCGCTTGACTTTCATAACACCCCTGTAAAGGAGGTGAGACAAGACATAAACTGTAAGTTCAGAAACAAGAAATGTTTTGCTCAAGTAAAATACAGACCTGGTCCTAGGACCCAGACCTTCTGTAACTACAACATTCTTTCATTTGGACCACTGTACCTCTTACCATAAGAGGGGTCAATGTGATCCAGTGACGAGTCTGGTGTTtgagaatgggaaagatttttttttttattatttcaagaactACATGAATTACCCCATTTTCGTTTCTGTGGCTCCAATGTCTGCTGGGAACAGATTTTCTTAGCTAGATTCTGCAGGTAGGAGTCTTTGGCCACCAGTGACGCcattgggaaagagaaggaatcaCTGAATCCTGTTGGAAAACCTCAACTGCCCCTTCAGAGGCACAGAGATTTTTCACTGGTCCtggactggggaaaaaaaaaagagctggttGAGAAGAAGTCAGGTATCTAAGAGAACAATTTGTCCTTTCACAGGGATTCCCTTGTAGCTAGGGTAGAAGATGCCCTATTCAAGGGGGTCCAGGGAGCACTACTTCtgctcaccaaaaaaaaaaaaaaatcctctaaaaaaGCTGCTTAACCCACACCTGGGGCAGTACACTCTAGACTCTAATCCTTgtttgggggggaagaggggCTGGGTTTGGGCAGTATTTTTTCCCACAAACATGTTTGTTTTTGCAGAAGTCTGTGTGTACATCTATGTCTATTAATCTGTGTGGTCAAAGGTCTATTTGTCTAGATGCATATCTTTGCCCACTGTGTCTCAGCTTTCTTAGACATCTGCGTATCAGTGCCAGCCAGTCAATAACCATCTGTTAAGCCGGGCTACCTCAATCACTGGCTAAGCTGGGCTAAGCTGGAGATACAGAGGAAGGTGAAAAGaggtccctgctcttgaggagctcacaagcCTCTAGGTGTCCGCACCTGCGTGTCACTCGGAAAGACCTGGTCTTAACAGTAACACCTCTCTTACCTGAGCTtagaaagggggggagggggagagaggggctGGACCGGATCAGAGGTTCTCAACGTTTTCTGGATAAGGGAGCTCTTCTCAAAACAATGCTTCTTAACGCATAAAACAAAGGAAGGAGGATTAGGAAGGAAACCAATCTTACTGAAATGCACTCGTCAAAGTAATCCTTTAAAAACAAGTCCGTGGGAAGCAGGCTGTGTTCTCTTGggtcaggttttgttttgttttttctcgtggtttctcccattcgttttaattctagGTAACAtgcctaatgtggaaatgtgtttaagaGTGTACGTGTAGAGCCCAtagaagagggggaggggcaggggagcaggagaggaagaaaatccaACACTTATGGAAGGGACTGCAGAGAACTGAAAACGAATACgttaatttaaataaatgaacaagCCCGTGGAACCCCAGGCTAGCAGTCCCTGGACTAGATACTCCCAGAGGTGGCACTTCGGCAATCTTGTGGCCATCCGTGGCCGTGGCTGGGTGACTGTGTGTGTGAACGTGTACGTACTTCCCGGCTCCGGCGAGGGGCACCCACTGGTGACAGAAGGACCCCCGTGGGGAGCGCGAGGAAGCCGAGAaagtgaagggaaggagaaaggagacacGGCGGGGCGAAAGGACGACAAGAAGCCGGGAAAGAAGGTAGCGGAATCAAAGGGCCGCCGCGCAGCAGGGAGTCGGGGACAGTCGGTACTACGCACCGAGTCCGGGCACCCTCGGGCACCCTCGGCCACTTACCCGGCCTCTGGCAGACGTGCGGTCTCTTCTCTTCAAGGAAATTCACATGGGCAGACAGGACTAGAAGACGGCCGAGTCCGGAGAGAGCTGTGCTCTCGACTGGTCGTGTCTAGTAGGCCGGCTGCAGAGTGGGAGGGGCGAGGCCTCAAAGGATTATGGGCTGCTGGAGGACTGCCGGAAGGCTCTGCGAGAGAGTACCCAATCAGAGCCTCTCCCTGGCCGGGAGGTGGGAGGGCTTTAGAACGCAGGGCGCCTGCGCTGTGGGAGGGAACAGTCAGCCCTCTAGCGTTCATTTAGCCCCTTTACGTGGGCAGCACGGAGCTAACTTGGGCACTGAGGATAAGGCAaaagtcctcaaggagcttacattctgatagcACAAAAACAGTCTCTTAAATGGACACATATCTATCTTAAGTGTGCGCgtgtatacacaaatatgcaGTGTCTCTTAAATGTACGTTTATCACCAAGTTACATCTTTAACTTAAATGTACGCACTTGTCAGGATATGGGATGAAAGGAAGAATGTCCGTTATGGCGAACGGAGCAGCTGGCAACTGTGGAGAGCACGGTTTTCAGCCGAGCGCCGAGGTCAGGAATCAGGTGGCAAAGGGTTGAGGAGAGGAACCACGGTATGTATAATCGGTAATCAGTCGGCTACTTAAGTCAACCgatcagccagcatttattataCTCCGCACGCTGGAATATTTATCCTTGGAGATATGTTGTCTTCGGTCCTTCCTTCTGGAAAAGGACCGATGACATCCCCGGCATGAACAAGCCCAGCTCTCCGGGGAAACAACTTCCTTCACCAGTCCTTGCTTTCGAAACAGTTAGGAAGTCAAAATTAGGGACCAAACTGCCTAAAATTTGGGGAGTCAAATTGTCCAAATTAGGAAGTCAAAATTATGATCTCAAATTGTAAGAAATGGggattaaaaaataggaaaaaattggAGTCAGATTGTCAGAATTAGAAAAGCAATTTGTCAAGAATAGGAAGTCAAAATAAGGGAGTCAAATTGTAAAAAATTAAAGAGTAGAATTGTTCAGCTGTCTCCAGAGGGGCCAGGTGACTTTAGCTTGGGTGGGAAACTATCAATTAATCCCAATTATGTGGGTGGGATGTCCTCTCAGAATTAAAGGTACAAGACACTAATAGGAAACAGGGGAAACAGAATTTCCCCCATCTTTTCTTGTAACAGGGGCCACTGACCCAAAATGTGATGGCTAAGTGTGGATGTGTTGGAGAAAAGCCTCATGATTTGTTCTATTATGGAGGAATGTGAGATAGAAGTTCACATTTCCCTTAGAGCTAAGTCATGGTCACTCACCACTTGGGAGTCCATTGCCTTCAAAACTTCTTAGACTGGCTACGTATATGTCAAATGATGAATGCC from Notamacropus eugenii isolate mMacEug1 chromosome 1, mMacEug1.pri_v2, whole genome shotgun sequence includes these protein-coding regions:
- the SURF6 gene encoding surfeit locus protein 6, giving the protein MASLVAKDSYLQNLAKKICSQQTLEPQKRKWAPKPGDLETSGPPKKKKKKKKEQKKKFQKQDEKAKGVQKKPSDNKQSEVPNTKKFAVMTEKSGSSSSGGSTVVPASKPGSFLAMDILRQRLHEKIQEASGQGHTKDLSPAALEKRQRRKQERERKKRKRKELRAKEKAAKAEEAKAEVKEANSEPPKGDPQRLTELVFNKLEVSEGPVSKAQKRKEKRQSVKGNLTPLTGKNYKQLLERVQARKNKLEELREQDEEKAREMETKMKWTNLLYKAEGVKIRDNEELLKAALKRKEKRRAQRKRQWEKRTAHVVEKMQQRQDKRRRNLRKKKVANIERRKAKARKKGRILPEDLEKAGLN